A stretch of Planctomycetia bacterium DNA encodes these proteins:
- a CDS encoding amidohydrolase family protein — MKLHVRVFALLGFFSTLILAQTVAQQPPSKLKPAAYAITNTTVVTKPGTELTKVNLVIRDGMIQALGADVKVPADAEKIDGKDLVIYPGFLDAGNTWGVDTALRRSESGPAEPVDLASDALAITKPDNRKGLTPEFDVATALKAEDDTANSWRTQGIVARLAIPDGNLLGGQSAFVVHNGAAPRNAIVKSQVAVHGGIRSLGGQGGYPSTLMGSVAHFRQFMYDAGYHSRMQSAYKAGTVNSRPAFDPALDATAAIIEGKLPLILEADSRDEMNRALDLCKEFNVKPILFGCAEGWRMIDRLKQEDITCIVRLTFPDKAKLQARRRGGPGIFDAPSSDDAVQAKDLPTKVVKDFERRHDEEVKNLSGMLKAGLKVSLSTHNVESTDKFLAKVRKVISEGVPAEQALATLTINPASLFGVDRVFGEIALGKPAHLVAFTGGKFNDEKAKVRYVFAEGNRFEIGGETKPASTGDPKERMNELKEKITRTKERMARGKEMLERVPENRRAQFKERMDQTEKELKDDEAELNKLMKQGENPPAKPDEKKSEEKKPEEKKTDEKKPEAKKTEEKKTETKSVTPAAKELPSEVDVDRKPKTKTGRNVLIKGATVLTVTKGNFVGDVLVQDGKIKEVGPNINAPANLTVIDAKGLFVMPGIIDTHSHFSISGGVNEGTLSIVPEVRVRDVVDSDDVQMYRALAGGVTMARLLHGSANCIGGQDAVIKLKYGEPAQSLVIGSTKGVKFALGENVKRSDGRFPNTRLGVEAVMIRAFTEAQEYQRKWKEYEESKSSASPKMEPRRDLRLEALSDILKGEIKVHSHCYRSDEILMLLRVADRFGFKVKSLQHVLEGYKIAAEIAAHGASCSTFSDWWAYKIEAFDAIPQNAALLQEAGVLVMMKSDSNELMRRLNTEAAKAMKYGGVSEEQALRMITINPATQLSLQDRTGSIEVGKDADLVIFNGHPLSGYARCEMTLVEGEVYFQREGFGSVRTGEFKVPAPRGPELGNLKMPRNNANSYALKGITVHPVSGPVIEHALVQIENGKIKAIQDLGKQSDFELPGQYTMIDAKGLHLYPGMIDSATILGLTELGSARETQDFSEGGDFQPDLRALIGINPDSELIPVTRANGVLTVVTRPTGATVSGQGAIVNLAGWTPQEMKLVDPFGLHIEFPASAGLVSGSPDGPPAGRIFAKKAREEKLKFLKLQFTDARRDAEAIKAGIKNPLDPRREAMLPYAAGEKPVIVNANRKADILEALKWAEETKVKLILSGGVDAWKVADELKKKNIPVLCGPFTVMPQESYDTYDAQFRVAARLHQAGVKYCIRSAGSTNTRNLPYEAALAVSYGLPAEEALKAVTLYPAQILGLADKLGSIEPGKMANLVITDGDMLEPTTQVKGLFISGNPVEPTSKQTKLYERYRERLQDVKAGRSQLGTK; from the coding sequence ATGAAGCTGCACGTCCGTGTATTTGCGTTGTTGGGATTCTTCAGCACACTCATTCTGGCTCAAACCGTGGCACAACAGCCACCTTCCAAGTTGAAGCCAGCGGCATATGCCATCACCAACACAACGGTTGTTACAAAACCTGGCACGGAATTGACCAAGGTGAACCTGGTCATTCGCGATGGCATGATCCAGGCACTGGGTGCTGATGTCAAAGTCCCCGCCGATGCGGAGAAGATTGATGGGAAAGATTTAGTCATCTATCCAGGCTTTCTGGATGCAGGCAACACTTGGGGCGTGGACACTGCTTTGCGACGTTCCGAAAGCGGGCCTGCAGAACCCGTAGACCTGGCCAGCGATGCCCTTGCCATCACCAAGCCTGATAATCGCAAAGGATTGACACCCGAATTTGATGTAGCTACGGCACTCAAAGCCGAAGACGACACTGCCAACAGTTGGCGAACTCAGGGCATCGTTGCCAGGTTGGCGATACCCGATGGCAATCTGCTAGGCGGACAAAGTGCCTTCGTCGTTCATAACGGCGCTGCTCCACGTAATGCCATCGTTAAGTCACAAGTAGCAGTGCATGGTGGCATCCGCTCGCTCGGTGGCCAGGGAGGATATCCATCAACACTGATGGGTTCAGTCGCCCACTTCCGTCAATTCATGTATGATGCAGGCTATCACTCCAGAATGCAATCTGCCTACAAGGCAGGCACTGTCAATTCACGGCCTGCGTTTGATCCTGCACTTGATGCAACGGCTGCTATCATTGAAGGCAAATTGCCTCTGATACTCGAGGCTGATAGCCGCGATGAAATGAACCGTGCCCTGGATTTGTGCAAGGAATTCAACGTCAAACCTATTCTGTTTGGGTGTGCTGAAGGTTGGCGTATGATTGACCGCCTCAAGCAGGAAGATATCACCTGCATCGTTCGTTTAACATTCCCCGACAAGGCAAAACTGCAGGCACGCCGCCGGGGCGGCCCTGGAATTTTCGATGCTCCCAGCAGCGATGACGCTGTGCAAGCCAAGGACTTGCCAACGAAGGTAGTCAAGGATTTTGAACGCCGACATGATGAAGAAGTCAAGAACCTTTCAGGCATGCTGAAGGCTGGCTTGAAGGTTTCACTTTCTACGCACAATGTCGAAAGTACTGACAAGTTCCTGGCGAAGGTTCGGAAAGTCATTTCCGAAGGCGTGCCCGCTGAGCAGGCACTTGCGACATTGACCATTAACCCTGCCAGCCTTTTTGGTGTAGATCGCGTGTTTGGCGAAATTGCACTAGGCAAACCTGCCCACCTGGTGGCATTCACCGGAGGTAAGTTCAACGACGAGAAAGCCAAAGTCCGGTACGTCTTTGCTGAAGGCAATCGTTTTGAAATCGGCGGCGAGACTAAACCTGCATCCACTGGCGATCCCAAAGAGCGCATGAATGAATTGAAAGAAAAAATAACGCGAACCAAGGAACGCATGGCAAGGGGTAAGGAAATGCTGGAGCGTGTGCCCGAAAACCGCCGTGCCCAGTTTAAGGAACGGATGGATCAGACTGAAAAAGAACTGAAGGACGATGAAGCGGAACTGAACAAACTGATGAAACAGGGGGAGAATCCGCCAGCCAAGCCAGATGAGAAAAAGTCCGAAGAAAAGAAGCCTGAAGAGAAGAAGACAGACGAAAAAAAACCGGAAGCCAAAAAGACCGAAGAGAAAAAAACGGAAACGAAGAGTGTTACCCCCGCTGCCAAGGAGCTTCCAAGCGAAGTGGATGTTGATCGCAAGCCCAAGACCAAAACGGGCCGCAATGTGTTGATTAAAGGGGCTACGGTACTCACTGTTACCAAAGGCAATTTTGTCGGCGATGTCCTCGTGCAAGATGGCAAGATCAAAGAAGTTGGACCCAACATCAATGCTCCTGCCAATCTAACCGTCATCGATGCCAAGGGGCTGTTTGTCATGCCTGGCATTATTGATACGCACAGCCACTTCAGCATTAGTGGCGGAGTGAACGAAGGCACCTTGTCCATAGTCCCTGAAGTTCGTGTTCGCGACGTTGTTGATTCTGACGATGTGCAGATGTACCGTGCACTGGCTGGCGGTGTCACCATGGCTCGATTGCTGCATGGCTCGGCCAACTGCATTGGCGGGCAGGATGCCGTCATCAAGCTGAAATACGGCGAACCAGCCCAGTCTCTCGTAATTGGTTCCACCAAGGGTGTCAAGTTTGCCTTGGGCGAGAATGTCAAGCGAAGCGATGGCCGGTTCCCCAACACTCGTCTGGGTGTGGAAGCAGTAATGATTCGTGCTTTCACCGAAGCCCAGGAATATCAGCGTAAGTGGAAGGAATACGAAGAATCGAAAAGTTCTGCATCGCCAAAGATGGAACCTCGCCGCGATTTGAGGCTGGAAGCGCTGAGCGATATTCTCAAAGGCGAAATCAAGGTTCATTCCCACTGCTACCGTTCTGATGAAATCCTGATGCTGCTCCGCGTGGCTGATCGCTTCGGCTTCAAAGTCAAGAGCCTGCAGCACGTACTGGAAGGCTACAAGATTGCTGCAGAAATCGCAGCCCACGGAGCTTCCTGCTCAACGTTCTCCGATTGGTGGGCTTACAAGATTGAAGCGTTTGATGCCATCCCGCAGAATGCCGCCCTGCTCCAGGAAGCGGGCGTGTTGGTCATGATGAAGTCTGACAGCAACGAACTGATGCGACGGCTTAACACCGAAGCAGCCAAGGCCATGAAGTATGGTGGAGTTTCGGAAGAACAGGCGCTGCGGATGATTACTATCAACCCTGCAACGCAGCTCAGCCTGCAGGATCGCACAGGCAGCATTGAAGTCGGCAAGGATGCAGACCTGGTTATTTTCAATGGCCATCCGCTCAGTGGATATGCCCGTTGCGAAATGACCCTGGTGGAAGGTGAAGTTTACTTCCAGCGCGAAGGTTTTGGTAGCGTTCGGACAGGTGAATTCAAAGTCCCTGCACCACGCGGTCCGGAACTGGGCAATCTCAAGATGCCTCGCAACAACGCCAACAGTTATGCACTCAAGGGCATCACCGTTCATCCCGTATCCGGACCTGTCATCGAACATGCCCTGGTGCAAATCGAAAATGGTAAAATCAAAGCGATTCAGGACCTTGGCAAGCAATCCGATTTCGAGTTGCCTGGCCAATACACCATGATCGATGCCAAGGGGCTGCACCTATACCCGGGCATGATTGATTCCGCGACCATCCTGGGTTTGACCGAACTCGGTTCCGCCCGCGAAACGCAGGATTTCAGCGAAGGTGGCGATTTCCAGCCTGACTTACGAGCCCTGATTGGTATTAACCCCGATTCGGAACTCATTCCAGTTACCCGTGCCAATGGCGTACTTACCGTGGTGACCCGTCCAACCGGAGCTACCGTTTCCGGTCAGGGCGCCATCGTTAACCTGGCAGGGTGGACACCGCAGGAAATGAAACTGGTTGACCCGTTCGGTCTGCATATCGAGTTTCCCGCATCGGCAGGCCTGGTCAGTGGCAGCCCGGATGGCCCGCCTGCTGGTCGCATTTTCGCCAAGAAAGCTCGGGAAGAAAAACTGAAGTTTCTGAAGCTGCAGTTCACCGATGCCCGGCGTGATGCTGAAGCCATCAAGGCTGGCATCAAGAATCCGCTCGATCCTCGTCGTGAAGCCATGTTGCCTTACGCCGCCGGTGAGAAGCCGGTAATCGTCAATGCCAACCGCAAGGCCGATATTCTGGAAGCCTTGAAGTGGGCTGAAGAAACCAAGGTGAAGCTCATTTTGAGTGGCGGAGTCGATGCCTGGAAGGTGGCGGATGAACTTAAGAAGAAGAACATCCCCGTGCTGTGTGGACCTTTTACTGTAATGCCTCAGGAAAGTTACGATACCTACGATGCTCAGTTCCGCGTAGCAGCCCGGCTGCACCAGGCTGGCGTCAAATATTGTATCCGTTCCGCAGGTAGCACCAATACCCGCAACCTGCCTTACGAAGCAGCTTTGGCGGTGAGCTATGGCTTACCCGCTGAAGAGGCCCTCAAGGCAGTAACTCTTTATCCAGCACAGATTCTCGGCCTGGCTGACAAGCTCGGTTCCATTGAACCTGGCAAGATGGCCAACTTGGTGATTACCGATGGCGACATGCTCGAACCTACCACCCAGGTGAAGGGACTGTTCATCAGCGGCAACCCGGTTGAACCGACCAGCAAGCAGACCAAGCTGTACGAACGTTACCGTGAGCGTTTGCAGGATGTAAAGGCGGGGAGGTCACAGTTGGGGACGAAGTAG
- a CDS encoding phosphate ABC transporter substrate-binding protein, whose amino-acid sequence MRYCCSFVLLLSLLVHEAQGQIKVDPALPDYVKSNDGVSGTIKSVGSDTMVNLMTLWAEGFRKNYPNVRIEVEGKGSSTAVPALIQGTAQFGPMSRPMKDKEIDEFKKKVGYAPTAVPSSIDLLAVYVHKDCPLNSLSLEQIDAIFSRNRKRGAPKDIVTWGDVGLTGEWANKPISIYGRNAASGTYGFFKEHALANGDFKDTVKEQPGSSAVVQAIATDKYAIGYSGIGYKTADVRAIAISPRSGTKPIEALPEFALDGTYPLARVLYVYINKNPNSPLDTLRREFVKYMLSKQGQEVVIKDGYIPVPQQLADTGLEAAGLKK is encoded by the coding sequence ATGCGTTATTGCTGTAGTTTTGTCTTGTTGCTCAGTCTGCTGGTTCACGAAGCTCAGGGGCAGATCAAGGTTGATCCTGCCCTGCCCGATTATGTGAAATCCAATGATGGAGTTTCGGGCACCATCAAAAGTGTCGGCTCAGACACCATGGTGAATTTGATGACGTTATGGGCTGAAGGTTTTCGCAAGAACTATCCGAATGTTCGTATCGAAGTGGAAGGCAAAGGAAGCAGCACTGCTGTGCCTGCTTTGATTCAAGGTACTGCACAGTTCGGCCCGATGAGCCGACCCATGAAAGATAAGGAAATTGATGAATTCAAGAAGAAAGTCGGCTATGCACCCACGGCTGTCCCCAGCAGTATCGATCTGCTGGCTGTATACGTACACAAAGATTGCCCACTGAACAGTTTGTCATTGGAACAAATCGATGCCATTTTCTCACGTAATCGTAAACGGGGTGCACCGAAAGATATCGTCACCTGGGGCGATGTGGGCTTAACAGGCGAATGGGCCAACAAGCCCATCAGCATCTATGGCCGAAATGCTGCATCCGGTACCTATGGCTTCTTCAAGGAACATGCCTTGGCCAATGGAGATTTCAAGGACACTGTCAAAGAACAGCCAGGGAGTTCTGCAGTGGTTCAGGCGATTGCCACCGACAAATATGCCATTGGTTATTCGGGTATCGGTTACAAGACAGCAGATGTTCGAGCTATTGCAATCTCTCCTCGCTCTGGAACCAAGCCGATTGAAGCTTTGCCGGAGTTTGCCCTGGATGGAACATATCCGCTGGCACGCGTACTTTATGTTTACATCAACAAGAACCCCAACAGTCCACTTGATACTCTTCGCCGCGAGTTTGTGAAATACATGCTGAGCAAGCAAGGGCAGGAAGTGGTTATTAAAGATGGCTATATCCCTGTTCCACAACAACTGGCTGATACGGGTCTCGAGGCTGCAGGCTTGAAGAAATAA
- a CDS encoding acetyl-CoA C-acetyltransferase, with amino-acid sequence MSDAFIVTCARSPIGKFLGGLTDVSATKLGALAIAEVLKRGKVDPTLVDEVIMGCVIQAGLGQNPARQSAIHGGLPDTISAVTVNKVCGSGLQAVMQAAQSIRAGDNDVVIAGGFENMSRAPYLLQNARTGGFKYGDQTATDAMINDGLWCAFESCHMGNSAEHIARKHSVSREDQDRFSAKSQQRAAAAWSAGNFAEEVFPVTVGSGAKAKVVDKDEGIRAETTAEGLSKLRTAFPGGTSVTAGNASTINDGSAAILVASSRGLEKLGSKPIARVVAYATSGVAPKDIFIAPVSAVNMVLQKAKLTLADIDYFELNEAFAAQMLACNYDLKIDEAKLNVNGGAIALGHPIGASGARCLVTLLSVLKQRNAKRGLVSLCLGGGNAVAMVVERV; translated from the coding sequence ATGTCAGATGCCTTTATTGTAACCTGTGCCCGCTCGCCAATTGGCAAATTTCTCGGTGGTTTAACCGATGTCTCTGCAACGAAACTGGGTGCACTCGCCATTGCAGAAGTCCTCAAGCGTGGCAAGGTTGATCCAACTCTGGTCGATGAAGTAATCATGGGATGTGTCATTCAGGCAGGTCTGGGTCAGAATCCCGCCCGCCAGTCAGCTATTCATGGTGGGTTGCCTGACACGATCTCGGCTGTCACAGTCAACAAGGTCTGCGGTTCAGGGTTGCAGGCAGTGATGCAGGCTGCACAATCCATTCGTGCAGGTGATAACGATGTCGTGATCGCTGGTGGCTTTGAGAACATGAGCCGGGCACCGTATCTCTTGCAGAACGCCCGCACCGGTGGTTTCAAATATGGGGACCAGACTGCTACTGATGCCATGATCAACGATGGCTTATGGTGTGCCTTTGAAAGTTGCCACATGGGTAACTCTGCAGAACATATCGCCAGGAAACACAGTGTAAGCAGGGAAGATCAGGATCGCTTCTCGGCCAAGAGCCAGCAACGTGCAGCAGCAGCCTGGTCTGCAGGCAACTTTGCCGAAGAAGTCTTTCCTGTTACAGTAGGATCAGGCGCCAAGGCCAAAGTGGTGGATAAAGACGAAGGCATACGCGCTGAAACAACCGCTGAAGGGCTGAGCAAGCTGAGGACAGCATTTCCAGGTGGCACTAGCGTCACTGCGGGGAATGCATCGACTATCAATGATGGATCAGCAGCGATTCTGGTAGCCAGCAGTCGCGGCCTGGAAAAACTGGGAAGCAAGCCCATCGCACGTGTTGTAGCTTACGCCACCAGCGGCGTGGCTCCCAAAGATATCTTCATCGCGCCAGTTTCAGCAGTCAACATGGTGCTGCAGAAAGCCAAGCTCACTTTGGCCGACATCGACTATTTTGAACTGAACGAAGCCTTCGCGGCCCAGATGCTGGCCTGCAACTACGACTTGAAAATTGACGAAGCAAAGCTCAATGTTAATGGTGGAGCGATAGCTTTAGGCCATCCCATTGGTGCCAGCGGAGCACGTTGCCTGGTAACACTCCTGAGTGTGCTCAAGCAGCGAAACGCCAAGCGTGGCCTGGTCTCGCTTTGCTTAGGCGGTGGTAATGCCGTTGCGATGGTGGTAGAGAGAGTCTAA
- a CDS encoding 3-oxoacid CoA-transferase: MELMICCAARLLEDGRTVTVGTGGPCAAAMLAQQTHAPNLVIFFEAGGAAPILPTMPVSVGDSRTFHKGLMASSMAEIMETCQRGMMDYAFLGGAQIDAYGNLNSTHIGGTPAKPKVRLPGSGGANDLASFCWNVITMTNHDKRRFVEKLDFLTTPGYLTGPGAREAAGLPDGTGPYRVVTELAVMGYHPQTRRMQVLSLHPGVTMEKVKENTGFEIGCADAVTTTPEPAENELHLLRTKVDPRRYIIGRAA, encoded by the coding sequence ATGGAACTCATGATCTGCTGTGCCGCCCGGCTTCTCGAAGACGGACGTACCGTCACCGTCGGCACCGGTGGTCCCTGTGCTGCTGCCATGCTCGCTCAGCAGACCCATGCACCCAACCTGGTCATTTTCTTTGAAGCAGGTGGTGCTGCTCCCATTCTGCCAACGATGCCTGTCTCGGTGGGCGATTCACGCACTTTCCACAAAGGCCTGATGGCCAGTAGCATGGCTGAGATCATGGAAACCTGTCAGCGGGGCATGATGGACTATGCTTTCCTCGGTGGTGCACAGATTGATGCATACGGCAACCTCAACAGCACCCACATCGGCGGAACACCAGCCAAGCCGAAAGTGCGTTTGCCCGGCAGCGGTGGTGCGAACGACCTCGCCAGTTTCTGCTGGAATGTCATTACCATGACGAATCACGATAAGCGACGCTTTGTCGAGAAGCTCGATTTTCTCACCACGCCGGGCTACCTTACCGGACCGGGTGCACGGGAAGCTGCAGGTTTGCCTGATGGTACCGGGCCATACCGTGTGGTGACCGAACTGGCTGTCATGGGCTATCATCCACAGACCAGGCGGATGCAAGTGCTGAGCCTGCATCCTGGTGTTACGATGGAGAAAGTTAAAGAAAACACCGGTTTTGAGATCGGTTGTGCCGATGCGGTGACGACGACTCCAGAGCCTGCAGAGAACGAGCTACATCTGCTGCGTACCAAGGTTGATCCGCGTCGATACATTATCGGCAGAGCTGCATGA
- a CDS encoding prepilin peptidase, translated as MIVLIPWMVAVTPPFFPTSSFGSLFYGLMLACCLALVLTDLKSQRLPNRLTVSMLLLGIVMNLVRAIWLGVNEEPGRYFGMTGIFGGLLEGFAFSLAGFVVAFIIFSVLWQLQKCGAGDVKMMAALGAWIGPFWFLFVFAGTIVAVLVIMIVWWLVAYVMKRNPGLKISYALPASISVAVLMLWFWRATWWQIIY; from the coding sequence ATGATAGTTTTGATTCCATGGATGGTTGCTGTGACTCCCCCATTTTTTCCTACTTCATCATTCGGTTCCCTCTTCTACGGGCTGATGCTGGCCTGTTGCCTGGCACTGGTGTTAACTGATCTCAAATCGCAAAGGCTGCCTAACCGTTTAACGGTGTCCATGCTGCTCTTGGGCATCGTCATGAACCTGGTGCGTGCCATTTGGCTTGGGGTGAATGAAGAACCCGGTCGCTACTTCGGCATGACAGGCATCTTTGGTGGATTGTTGGAAGGCTTTGCTTTCAGCCTGGCTGGCTTTGTGGTAGCCTTTATTATTTTCTCAGTCTTATGGCAACTTCAGAAATGCGGCGCTGGTGATGTCAAAATGATGGCAGCGCTCGGCGCCTGGATTGGGCCATTCTGGTTTCTGTTCGTCTTTGCCGGCACCATTGTCGCGGTGCTGGTCATCATGATCGTATGGTGGCTGGTTGCGTATGTGATGAAACGCAACCCAGGACTGAAAATCAGTTATGCACTCCCCGCCAGCATCAGCGTCGCAGTGCTGATGCTCTGGTTCTGGCGGGCGACGTGGTGGCAGATTATTTATTGA
- a CDS encoding glycosyltransferase yields MQPAISVLLPVYRPNLDYLQLAIDSILKQTFPSFELILIEAESEISSQSCLQQFDDQRIVHLPHHGQASLVDQLNYGLQQARAPLIARMDGDDWSYPERLQKQFDYLQLHPEVTVLGTAINIMDSLGKSVGKRVYPTDSLSIQKSLRRFNAIAHPSVMYRKEAVLNAGGYWYRNYPANEDYELWCRLASKGHQLANLDEPLLCYRIHPGAMKSEKIKGILRGTRLVKRHYYRDTMTWADVARYWAEGLLLNLPGPVIYQLFTRMNYQKGS; encoded by the coding sequence ATGCAACCGGCCATCTCCGTACTGCTGCCGGTCTATCGTCCGAATCTGGATTACCTGCAACTCGCCATCGACAGCATTCTCAAGCAGACATTCCCATCGTTTGAACTGATCCTCATCGAAGCTGAATCTGAAATCTCATCGCAATCTTGTCTGCAGCAGTTTGATGATCAGAGAATTGTTCACCTTCCGCATCATGGCCAGGCATCACTGGTCGATCAACTGAATTACGGATTGCAGCAGGCCCGGGCACCGCTGATCGCCCGCATGGATGGTGATGACTGGAGTTATCCGGAGCGATTGCAGAAACAGTTTGATTATCTGCAACTGCATCCCGAAGTGACGGTACTGGGCACGGCTATCAACATTATGGACAGCCTGGGAAAATCGGTTGGAAAACGTGTATACCCCACTGATTCACTGTCCATTCAAAAAAGCTTGCGGCGGTTCAATGCAATAGCTCATCCGAGTGTGATGTATCGCAAGGAAGCAGTGCTAAATGCCGGAGGGTACTGGTATCGTAATTATCCAGCCAATGAAGATTATGAACTATGGTGCAGGCTGGCATCGAAAGGGCATCAACTGGCAAACCTGGATGAACCGCTGCTTTGCTACCGCATACACCCTGGAGCCATGAAATCGGAAAAAATAAAGGGAATTTTGCGTGGCACGCGACTGGTGAAGAGACACTATTATCGGGATACAATGACGTGGGCAGATGTGGCACGATATTGGGCTGAAGGATTGCTGCTGAATCTGCCCGGGCCAGTGATATATCAGTTATTCACCAGAATGAATTATCAGAAAGGCTCGTAA
- a CDS encoding class I SAM-dependent methyltransferase: MEPAQFPDRPAYDIGERAMLTERGPRGEDFARQILGTVAKDLTKPVSMLRVLDIGCGYGHTALALAKTCHHVVGIEPCTEPAHCAQELQRSEGATNASFHHATLETFQTSDTFDLIILDNVLEHLPDQSASLKRIESLLSPGGVLYLLVPNKYWPIEVHYHLPFLGWLPVPLANQYLRWTGKGHDYTDASYAPGFLKIIRLMNRQKTWTWRFALPANLAWTTAGAAWHYRWGIKALERFPILWAISKAFLIVARKRG; encoded by the coding sequence ATGGAACCTGCACAGTTTCCAGATCGCCCAGCATACGATATTGGCGAACGGGCCATGCTCACTGAGCGCGGCCCGCGCGGTGAAGATTTTGCCCGCCAGATTCTGGGTACAGTAGCGAAAGATCTCACCAAGCCTGTTTCAATGTTGCGTGTGCTCGATATTGGTTGTGGCTACGGCCATACAGCACTGGCTCTTGCAAAAACATGCCATCACGTAGTTGGCATCGAGCCTTGCACTGAGCCTGCCCATTGCGCGCAAGAGTTGCAGCGGAGTGAAGGAGCAACAAACGCTTCTTTTCATCATGCAACGCTGGAGACTTTCCAGACCAGTGATACCTTTGATCTAATCATCCTCGATAATGTGCTGGAACATCTGCCGGATCAGTCCGCATCATTGAAACGTATCGAATCGCTCCTGTCGCCGGGGGGCGTGTTGTATTTGCTGGTTCCCAACAAATACTGGCCGATAGAAGTACACTACCATTTGCCATTTCTTGGGTGGCTGCCTGTACCGCTGGCGAATCAGTATCTGCGTTGGACAGGCAAAGGTCATGACTACACTGATGCCAGCTACGCTCCGGGATTTCTCAAGATCATTCGGCTGATGAATCGACAAAAGACCTGGACCTGGCGATTTGCGCTACCCGCCAACCTGGCGTGGACGACAGCAGGTGCAGCATGGCATTATCGCTGGGGTATCAAGGCACTGGAACGCTTCCCTATTCTGTGGGCCATTTCCAAGGCGTTTCTGATTGTCGCCAGGAAGCGTGGCTAA
- the truB gene encoding tRNA pseudouridine(55) synthase TruB, which yields MQLRSGYLPVDKPPGMTSRDVVNHVQAWFPKTKLGHAGTLDPAATGLLIIGVGSIATRFIEYVQDQEKQYRSVFQLGSISTTDDADGEITENTVVEPPSLEMIQDQLTKQTGVIMQTPPAYSAARVMGVRAHTRARRGETVELKPRQISVYEFQCLRYHFPELEVMVNCSKGTYIRSLARDLGQILQTGAYVKALRRTRIGKVNVEDAINLDSSADEAIKVMLPVSVAVQHLPRLVASDEETKRLRQGQIILTTSQITGEMGLWNRDTFIGIVKCGEDRVITPTKMIPTDVTGLD from the coding sequence ATGCAATTAAGATCGGGATATCTGCCTGTAGACAAACCACCCGGCATGACCAGCCGGGATGTGGTTAATCACGTTCAAGCCTGGTTTCCCAAGACGAAACTGGGGCATGCTGGTACCTTGGACCCCGCCGCCACCGGGCTCTTGATCATCGGCGTTGGCTCCATTGCCACCCGATTCATCGAATACGTGCAGGATCAGGAGAAACAGTATCGGTCTGTTTTCCAGCTAGGCAGTATAAGTACCACCGATGATGCAGATGGGGAGATTACTGAGAATACGGTTGTAGAACCACCCAGTCTGGAAATGATACAAGACCAGCTTACCAAGCAGACTGGCGTCATTATGCAGACTCCACCTGCCTATAGTGCTGCCAGGGTGATGGGGGTCCGAGCACATACCCGTGCCAGACGCGGCGAAACGGTCGAACTGAAACCGCGGCAAATCAGCGTCTATGAATTCCAATGTCTGCGATACCACTTTCCCGAACTTGAAGTGATGGTGAATTGCAGCAAAGGTACGTATATACGCAGCCTCGCTCGTGATCTGGGCCAAATATTACAAACCGGGGCCTATGTCAAAGCACTGCGAAGGACCCGAATTGGAAAAGTAAATGTCGAAGATGCGATAAACCTGGATAGCAGTGCCGACGAAGCAATCAAGGTCATGCTACCGGTATCTGTAGCAGTGCAGCATCTGCCTCGTTTGGTTGCCAGTGATGAAGAAACGAAAAGATTGCGACAAGGGCAAATAATACTGACCACTTCTCAAATCACCGGCGAAATGGGTTTATGGAATCGTGACACATTTATTGGAATTGTGAAATGCGGAGAAGATCGAGTGATCACTCCAACCAAGATGATTCCTACTGATGTAACAGGATTGGACTGA